In Vicia villosa cultivar HV-30 ecotype Madison, WI linkage group LG7, Vvil1.0, whole genome shotgun sequence, the DNA window GGTCTTTTCTGTTTCAAATTGACAAGTTTGTTTCTCGGTGCAACTTTGATTATTGACATTTCCGAAATAATTTCCTTCTCCTCCAGCTTAAGCTGACATACAATTGGATGACCTTGTAGTTTGGTGTCCAACGCATGGTTATGTATACCATAAATGATATTAAACCACCAGATATCATCCACCCTACATTATCTGCGCAATTTAAACGGACACTCACATTTTCTCGATCTGGTGTCATCATGTTTTAACTTCCGAttttttggaacatatttttcacttCTCTCACATCTCATCGTTACAAATGCTTGCCTTCTATTAATACCATTGTCGAACCTTCCAATCACAATGCCAAACTCGGGTTTGCTAGCTATCATTCGGACCCATTCAAGCATATGTTGACGAGCACTAAAAATTTGATCATTTATAAATTGTTGCCAAACATCTATCTCGACATCAATCGTTTTAACGCCGTCCTTCACCTCATCCGGCTTAACATCGTCATTCACCTTGTCTGAAACTCTTACAACAGCTTTGGGAAACATGTCGGGATGCACCATATTTAAAACAGGCAAAAACAAAAAATCTGTTAAATTGTGTTTCTGTAACATGGCAAGTTTTAGATATGCACATCCAAAATATAGTAGGCGCGTTTCGCACATGCATATTTGAAATGACGCTATTTTTTCATCCAAAACTCTGGAACAATGCAAGGAAATGAGAGATGAAACGAGAAAATTTTACCTTAAATTGCAGCTTTCTATGCTCTATTTGATATGATAAAACATTTGAAATTTGGTTTAGAGACGAAAAGATGATTGAAAATGGTTGAAGTTTTGTGGTATGTTTTGATTATAGGAAAAAATGAAGAGAATGAAATAGCGGTAGGGGTGATCATGCAGCAGGTTGATATAACAACaatattttcggatatgcatataagACAATACCACTTAATGTTTTAATCCAacgtttaaataataataatgtgtaAACAAGGTGGTTTCAGAGATATATTTCTGAAATTCATTAGAAATTAATTTTAGATGTGTTCGAAGATGTATTAAGAGGTTTATTTCATCCCTACAAAGTTGTATTAAGAAATTTCCATAAAGAAAtacaaatttatatttatatatttataaaaatgaaatttgtattttttttcataaataatgaaATATTAATCAAAAAAAGGGTTTAGCTTCATTTGTTGTTGGTCACACTGTTGGTTTTCCGCCGCCAGCCACCGCTAGCTTTCACTCCTCTGTTTCGGTTTGGCCGTAGAACGAGAGAGCCATGATCGCCGCAATTTCATGGATTCCCAAAGGAGTCTTCAAAGCCGAACCTGTTTTCGCCGAGCTTCCTTCCAAAGAGGAAATCGAAAAAATCATCTCCAACACGCATGAGTTCGTTCCTTTTCATCCACCATCAATAATCAACCCTTAATTATTATTGACATCAACATTCTGTTATGTATATTATTGCAGtgtggatgaagagaatgatatgGAAGAAGACACTGACAAAAACAACGATGAAGTCGCACACGCTTTAACAGTAGCTGATGCAATTGCTAAACCATCCAAGGAAAATACTGACGAAATTACCCTCGCCTTGCAAGAGCTCAACATGGAAACCtatgatgaagaagatgacaAAGGTGTCCTTTTATCTATCTATCTATGTTTTTCCATTAATTCACAAAcctaattatttatgttttttttttttttttgatgttagGTTTTGAGTTGTTCAGTTCAGATCTTTATTATCAGAGTAATGAAATGGATCCATATATCAAAGATAAGAAAGTGAGatgaattcaaatattttaatgtttttttaggcTAATTTGATCTGTTTACTGATTTTGTATCATTTATATGTTGTTTAGGAAGAGTATGATTCTGAAGATCTTGAAGACATGGTTATTAATCCAACTGATTCTGTTGTTGTATGCGCACGTACCGAAGACGATGTCAATTTCCTCGAAGTAAGTTAGTTGTACATTATATACATTATGTGACTAGAGCAATATGTTTAGTCCATCCTACATGTACATTCTCAACCTTTACGATTGGTGCCTTAATTTGTTACCAAAATTTCAAAGGATATAAGTGTCTTGATGAATGTAGACATAGTTTTAGAACATTTAGACCGATTACGGGACTTAATTTCTGGACATCTTGTTTGTACATTATGATGAACTAACAACTTAACTCCCATCATGTAGTGTAAATATTgaacatttttgttttttttttttgcgaggAATGTGTTTAAAAGGTTAACAATGTAAACATACATACTAAGAGAAttaacttgttaaaaaacactTGTAGGACTAATTTGTTATCACACGCTTTTAGGTCttatttttacttttactttTTAGATTTATCACACGCTTGTTGGCTCTGGCAGGTTTGGATACTTGAAGATGCCAATACCCGTGATATGAACTTGTATATTCACCATGATATCATTATTCCGGAATTTCCACTCTGCACGGCTTGGCTGGATTGTCCCCTTAAAGGAGGAGAAAAAGGTTCAAACCCTATGAGTTTTTTGCTTCATATGTGTAGATAGATGGTTTGTAATGTTTTTGGCTATTCGGTCTTTCTAGGTTATTGCAATTTATGTTTAAGATTCAACCTTTACATTATCTTACTATCTTAAAATTGTTTCGTTATGATAACAGGAAACTTCTTGGCTGTTGGTTCAATGGGACCATCCATAGAAATTTGGGATCTTGATGTTGTAAGTGTATAAATGTTGCTGCACTATCCAAAACCTCCTAAGCTTAAATGGAGTTTTTTTTGGGTGCAAAATatgttgtaatttttttttgttctcAGATTGATGAGGTAGAACCATGTGTGGCGTTGGGTGGCATAGAGTCAAGCAAAACGGGGAAAAATGGGAAAAAGGTTTGTTAAACATTGTGTTAATCAATCAGCATAAAATTATTTGGTTACCTCTTTTGTTTTGGATTTGCTGGTTACTAAATTGTGACAAAATTATTAAGTCACATATGATATTCTGTTTGTATGGTCTGCTGTGTGAAAATTTAAATTCTGTTGCCCGTCTATCTATCTATATTTTAGTGATTTATGGATTTTATAACAACTTTTAGATTGTGAATAGCATTATATGGAACTTAAGATAGAGATGTCATATGCATATGAGGATCAAAGCTTCTATTTGCCAACTTCCCACATTTTTTAATGTAGTTTGATTATAGTTTCTTATACCATGCATGTGCCAACAGAAGCCTTCTAAGCTTGATTTACTCACAACTAATGGAAACCTCCTCTCATTAATATTGCATTTAATCCTTTTAgatttaaaacaaatatattagccatttctttttattaaaatttgatttcaaGCTATCATATGAATCTCTTGAACTGATTCTGCAAGTTGTTTCGTAAAAGAAATCAATAAAATACAGAGAGGACAGTCACACTAGCTCAGTACTTGGTCTTGCTTGGAACAAGGAGTTCAGGTTTGTTAGATTTGGATTCTGCTTTATTTTCTCTGCTCTCTGCTTTTTGGGAACATAATgattttatttacaattttttatcTCTCTTTCCTGAAACCTAGAGTTTGACAAATATTCTTAAAAATTACAGAAATCTACTTGCAAGTGCTAGTGCTGACAAGAGCGTAAAAATTTGGGACGTCGTCGCTGGAAAGTGTACTCTTACAATGGAGCATCACACTGACAAGGTAAGAATCAATTTACAATGCATATCGTTGATAAGGCTAAAGATGGGACATATTCTATAAATTCCGGTCGTTGAATAATTCAAATGGTTTGAGTCAATGTTTTCCTTGATGCCTTTCAACTATCCTCACAGGTTCAAGCAGTTGCTTGGAATCATCATAGACAACATGTTCTTCTTAGTGGCTCATTTGATCATACAGTTACCTTGGTAATGATCCTATGTTTCCTTGTTAATTGACTTTTATATTTAGTACTGATTACCTATTATACTTTACTCTTTGTTTGCATATCCAAATGCTAAAAAATACATTTCTGTTTTCAAGTGAATAAGATGAAACTTCAAAAGTGttatttttagtttaaaatttCAGCTATTGAATGGTTTTAGTTATATTAAACTTGCAGAAGGATGTAAGGAATCCGTCGCATTCAGGCTGTACGTGGTCAGTCGGTGCTGATGTAGAGAGCTTGGCATGGGATCCACACGCTGAGAACCTTTTTGCGGTGCGTTATGATTATTTCTGTCCCTTGTGAACTAATTTTACTTTACATATCTGATAAATTAAACAAACTagcttcttttcccttttctgaTAAAGATATTATACTAACTTCcacttatgttatttttttaaaatttattaaccaATTCTTTTTCTGTTAGATGAATGTTCACTAATCATGGTTTAATTGTCCTGTTAGGTGAGTCTTGAAGATGGTACAATCAAGTGTTATGATGTCCGGAATGCCATGTCCAATGCCACATCTGAGCAGAGTGCTACTTTTACACTTCATGCACACGACAAATCTGTTACCTCACTAGCCTATAATATGTCAGCACCTAATGTATGTATCTTCAAAACTTTGGTGATATTACCGTcttattatttactttaatttgACCCTTCCTTGTTGACATGACCATATGCAGCTTCTTGCTACCGGATCCACGGATAAAACGGTAATAGTGATGTCAAATTTGTTGTTTTCCTGCATACCGTGCGCTGCAGATTGGTATTCATCTAAGTTTACTTCCATTGTTTGTCACAGGTAAAACTATGGGATTTGTCCAACAACCAACCATCTTGTGTCGCAACCAAAGAACCAAAAGCTGTAAGCCCGTAAAATATTTGATGATTCATCCTGTGTCTTGTTGAATTGGCACTGACGAGTTTTCTCGCTCTCCTTTTTTCTGGTGTTTGTTAGGGGTCTGTCTTTTCTATCTCTTTTGCAGAGGACAATCCATTCTTGTTGGCAATAGGAGGCTCAAAGGGAAAAATAGAAGTAAGTGAAAAGAAAAGATGACCTTTAACTTTGGTATTCTAAATAGTTCCCTCTTTGAAATTGATACTAATATCTAACTATTTTGTAGTTATGGGACACCTTAGCTCACGAAGGTGTCTCTCGAAGATACGAGAAATACAGCAGGAACCAACCTCAATCCGGGGCCTGATATAATGCAATGTCGACTCGGACCCTTAAGATggatattttgtttctttttactATATAATGAGCTTCAATGCTCTTTGTAGTTTAGGAGTATTTAAATTTTGGAAGGTTGTATTAGCAAGGATGGATTGATATACAGTTTATCTTGAATGCTTTTTGTAGTTTAGGAGTATTTAAAATTTGGAAGGTTGTATTATTAAGGATGGATTGTTATACATTTTGGTAGTGCTGTTCTGTCCTTCATTATATTTATAACAGGTTTTGAAAGCTGTGTGACAGTTGCAATTAAGATTTTCATTCGATTTTAGCATTTCAATATTTTGAGAGTAATTAGATAAAAGGAGTATGTTTGTACTTGAAAACATTCTATTTATTTAACTAGGGACTTGAAATAGTCCTCATAATCACTTTTTGCAAGCATGGCTTGTGTATCTATGGACTTAGGAAAATAGAAATTTAGAATGCAGAACACTGTCCACCGAATGCTCTAAGCTGCTACTGCTGCTAAAGATTTGCAATTAGGTACCATTCATGTAAAGAATAGGCTTTGCATTTGATGAAATATACCTCTTTTGAACGTTGATTCCAAGGGCAACTACCACTGGGTTTAGTACATTAATCATAGAAATATCTTCAAAATGCATGCTAGTAATAGGACAAGTTCCTTGAGCACTAGGCAAGTCTTGATCCTCACATCATTATCAATATTTGTCACAGTGCAATTCTTGATTAGAACATGTTCAACAACTTCTTCATCATATGTATACTTTCCTAAACTTCCAACACTTCCACAATTCACATTTTGAACTgttatttgtcttcttcattcGAATACTTTTCTAAACTTCCAACACTTATTCCATGTCTAGGGTCACAATTCATATTTGTGTTGAGAACTTTCACATCAGTTGATCTTTCAATGTGGATTCTGTCGGTGTTTGAGCTTGTAGAAAAACTATTTCCATGGAGTTAAGTCTTAGTGCTAAGTTAGAGTTGCTACTGCCATATGATTCGGAGCCCACGTTTCAACTGTGTGATCAGCCTCTTGCAATTGAATAATAAGGTTGCCTATAATAATTTCAACTATAAAACACATGTATCATATTTTCCTACTTTTTCATTTATAGCGGCAACATGTCAATTATCATGCTTCTTTAATCAATtagcataaagcaaaataaaaagccaattcgGTAAAAGCTTAAATCTATTTTTTAAGAATCTTGAAATTTCATTTTCACTACATTTTCTaacaaaatcaaattattaatgaaaatgatttattttagtCTATTATTCTCTGGTCAAGCATTTTACAAATAGTTATTACTATACCACTAAGATATCTGAATATTAACGTTAAAATGAATTTTcatataatataaattttgatataaTTCAATTacatagtaaattattatatattaatctcaaactttatagatatgatctatatgatagtatatttCAATCAAACtgttgattttaaaaatatatatatttaaaataaaattatcgaACGAATGTAacttgtggtgtaactcttcaggtgtaatttgatccctcttcCATCACACATTAGAGAAATAAATAATTTCAAAGAGAGAGTAATGTTAGGGCGGGTGGAACAGTAAAATAAGAAAGGTTTTTCATTAAACAAAAGTGAAATCATATAATTTTATTGTCATTCTTCTCTACAACAGAAATCTACTACTAAAATACCACTTTGAATACAAGATAAAATCTCAAATATTATGGAAGAAAAATTAAATGTCTATTCTTTCTAAAGGTAGAAGGTTTTCTTTATGAATTATTATCTTACAAGAAAGTCTATTTGCTATAATACCAAGGTCCTCAATTATCTGAGTGTTTAAATCCAACCAAACTAGTCCACCATCAAATTTTCTAAACAACATATAACTATTTTTTCCAGCACCTATTGGATGGTCAAGGCAAGGCAAAGGTCCTAGAACGAAGAGTTTAGTCCATGATTTCTCTATACCGAGCTCACCCAATACCGTAATGTGAAAAGTAGCCGAGTCTTTATGATTTGATATGAAAGCAATAGATCCATTTAATAGCACTAAATGTCTCCGCACTTGATATTCTTCAAAATTACCATCTATATCTGACGGTACATTTGTTGTAAGAAAAACTTCATTGCTCCAATCAAATGACAACAAATATGTTTCATTATATGTTTGAGATTCACATAACCAGTGACTGAGTCCACATACATAGACTTGTTCAGAATTCATATTTCTATACTTCATATTAACATCAAATATTTTCCAAGAGTTGCTTTTTAAACTATATATCTCCCATATATATGACTTATAAGATATATCTTCTCTTGGCTGcacatcaacatcaacatcaccatcaccatcaccatcaccatcaccatcaccatcaccatcaccATCGGTATCTTCTATAACTTGTCCATAGCACATTACTTTATAATCATTTCGAACACAATCATAACCAAATCCACGATGGAAATTCCAAACAAACCAACTGGGTCCAAATCGAAAAAGATTTTCAGGGATGATCT includes these proteins:
- the LOC131615645 gene encoding uncharacterized WD repeat-containing protein C17D11.16 isoform X2 — translated: MIAAISWIPKGVFKAEPVFAELPSKEEIEKIISNTVDEENDMEEDTDKNNDEVAHALTVADAIAKPSKENTDEITLALQELNMETYDEEDDKGFELFSSDLYYQSNEMDPYIKDKKEEYDSEDLEDMVINPTDSVVVCARTEDDVNFLEVWILEDANTRDMNLYIHHDIIIPEFPLCTAWLDCPLKGGEKGNFLAVGSMGPSIEIWDLDVIDEVEPCVALGGIESSKTGKNGKKKSIKYREDSHTSSVLGLAWNKEFRNLLASASADKSVKIWDVVAGKCTLTMEHHTDKVQAVAWNHHRQHVLLSGSFDHTVTLKDVRNPSHSGCTWSVGADVESLAWDPHAENLFAVSLEDGTIKCYDVRNAMSNATSEQSATFTLHAHDKSVTSLAYNMSAPNLLATGSTDKTVKLWDLSNNQPSCVATKEPKAGSVFSISFAEDNPFLLAIGGSKGKIELWDTLAHEGVSRRYEKYSRNQPQSGA
- the LOC131615645 gene encoding uncharacterized WD repeat-containing protein C17D11.16 isoform X1 gives rise to the protein MIAAISWIPKGVFKAEPVFAELPSKEEIEKIISNTHDVDEENDMEEDTDKNNDEVAHALTVADAIAKPSKENTDEITLALQELNMETYDEEDDKGFELFSSDLYYQSNEMDPYIKDKKEEYDSEDLEDMVINPTDSVVVCARTEDDVNFLEVWILEDANTRDMNLYIHHDIIIPEFPLCTAWLDCPLKGGEKGNFLAVGSMGPSIEIWDLDVIDEVEPCVALGGIESSKTGKNGKKKSIKYREDSHTSSVLGLAWNKEFRNLLASASADKSVKIWDVVAGKCTLTMEHHTDKVQAVAWNHHRQHVLLSGSFDHTVTLKDVRNPSHSGCTWSVGADVESLAWDPHAENLFAVSLEDGTIKCYDVRNAMSNATSEQSATFTLHAHDKSVTSLAYNMSAPNLLATGSTDKTVKLWDLSNNQPSCVATKEPKAGSVFSISFAEDNPFLLAIGGSKGKIELWDTLAHEGVSRRYEKYSRNQPQSGA
- the LOC131617739 gene encoding F-box/kelch-repeat protein At3g06240-like; protein product: MEKRVDLISPDEKVNIRSQLHIPDDLFFSILSKLPIKSLKRFGCICKSWSLLFDNSCFMSMYHNNFLTKDHSYYDDTSLLLHQTNTPWDGYLYDDTFELYYIFGKTRENMVQVDWPNVKLNSVFMNREYDSAGFNILGSGSVNGIFCLICVREHNIILWNPSTKEFKIIPENLFRFGPSWFVWNFHRGFGYDCVRNDYKVMCYGQVIEDTDGDGDGDGDGDGDGDGDVDVDVQPREDISYKSYIWEIYSLKSNSWKIFDVNMKYRNMNSEQVYVCGLSHWLCESQTYNETYLLSFDWSNEVFLTTNVPSDIDGNFEEYQVRRHLVLLNGSIAFISNHKDSATFHITVLGELGIEKSWTKLFVLGPLPCLDHPIGAGKNSYMLFRKFDGGLVWLDLNTQIIEDLGIIANRLSCKIIIHKENLLPLERIDI